One genomic window of Meles meles chromosome 3, mMelMel3.1 paternal haplotype, whole genome shotgun sequence includes the following:
- the MAT2B gene encoding methionine adenosyltransferase 2 subunit beta isoform X2: MPEMPEDMDQEEVNVPNRRVLITGATGLLGRAVYKEFKQNNWHAFGCGFRRARPKFEQVNLLDSEAVHHIIHDFQPHVIVHCAAERRPDVVENQPDAASQLNVDASGNLAKEAALIGAFLIYISSDYVFDGTNPPYREEDVPSPLNLYGKTKLEGEKAVLENNLGAAVLRIPVLYGEVEKLEESAVTVMFDKVQFSNKSANMDHWQQRFPTHVKDVATVCRQLAEKRMLDPSIKGTFHWSGNEQMTKYEMACAIADAFNLPSSHLRPITDSPVLGAQRPRNAQLDCTKLETLGIGQRTPFRIGIKESLWPFLIDKRWRQTVFH, encoded by the exons GAGGAAGTTAATGTTCCCAATAGGCGGGTTCTGATTACTGGTGCCACTGGGCTTCTTGGCAGAGCTGTGTATAAAGAATTTAAGCAGAATAATTGGCATGCCTTTGGCTGTGGTTTTAGAAGAGCAAGACCAAAATTTGAACAGGTTAATCTTTTGGATTCTGAAGCGGTTCATCACATCATTCATGATTTTCAG CCCCATGTCATAGTACACTGTGCAGCAGAGAGAAGGCCAGATGTTGTGGAAAATCAACCAGATGCTGCTTCTCAGCTTAATGTGGATGCTTCTGGGAATTTAGCAAAGGAAGCAG CTTTAATCGGAGCGTTTCTAATCTACATTAGCTCAGATTATGTATTTGATGGAACAAATCCACCTTATAGAGAGGAAGACGTACCAAGTCCCCTGAATCTGTATGGCAAAACAAAATTAGAAGGAGAAAAGGCTGTCCTAGAGAACAATTTAG GAGCTGCTGTTTTGAGAATTCCTGTTCTGTATGGAGAGGTTGAAAAGCTTGAAGAAAGTGCTGTGACTGTTATGTTTGATAAAGTGCAGTTCAGTAACAAGTCAGCTAACATGGACCACTGGCAGCAGAGGTTCCCTACACATGTCAAAGATGTAGCTACTGTCTGTCGCCAGTTAGCAGAAAAGAGAATGCTG GATCCATCAATTAAGGGAACCTTTCACTGGTCTGGCAATGAACAGATGACTAAGTATGAAATGGCATGTGCAATTGCAGATGCCTTCAACCTTCCCAGCAGTCACTTAAGACCT ataactGACAGTCCTGTCTTAGGAGCACAACGTCCAAGAAATGCTCAGCTTGACTGCACCAAATTAGAGACCCTGGGCATTGGCCAGAGAACACCATTTAGAATTGGAATCAAAGAATCACTCTGGCCTTTCCTCATTGACAAGAGATGGAGGCAAACGGTCTTTCATTAG
- the MAT2B gene encoding methionine adenosyltransferase 2 subunit beta isoform X1, whose product MVGRENELSIHFVPGSCRLVEEEVNVPNRRVLITGATGLLGRAVYKEFKQNNWHAFGCGFRRARPKFEQVNLLDSEAVHHIIHDFQPHVIVHCAAERRPDVVENQPDAASQLNVDASGNLAKEAALIGAFLIYISSDYVFDGTNPPYREEDVPSPLNLYGKTKLEGEKAVLENNLGAAVLRIPVLYGEVEKLEESAVTVMFDKVQFSNKSANMDHWQQRFPTHVKDVATVCRQLAEKRMLDPSIKGTFHWSGNEQMTKYEMACAIADAFNLPSSHLRPITDSPVLGAQRPRNAQLDCTKLETLGIGQRTPFRIGIKESLWPFLIDKRWRQTVFH is encoded by the exons ATGGTGGGGCGGGAGAACGAGCTCTCCATCCACTTTGTTCCCGGGAGCTGCCGGCTGGTGGAG GAGGAAGTTAATGTTCCCAATAGGCGGGTTCTGATTACTGGTGCCACTGGGCTTCTTGGCAGAGCTGTGTATAAAGAATTTAAGCAGAATAATTGGCATGCCTTTGGCTGTGGTTTTAGAAGAGCAAGACCAAAATTTGAACAGGTTAATCTTTTGGATTCTGAAGCGGTTCATCACATCATTCATGATTTTCAG CCCCATGTCATAGTACACTGTGCAGCAGAGAGAAGGCCAGATGTTGTGGAAAATCAACCAGATGCTGCTTCTCAGCTTAATGTGGATGCTTCTGGGAATTTAGCAAAGGAAGCAG CTTTAATCGGAGCGTTTCTAATCTACATTAGCTCAGATTATGTATTTGATGGAACAAATCCACCTTATAGAGAGGAAGACGTACCAAGTCCCCTGAATCTGTATGGCAAAACAAAATTAGAAGGAGAAAAGGCTGTCCTAGAGAACAATTTAG GAGCTGCTGTTTTGAGAATTCCTGTTCTGTATGGAGAGGTTGAAAAGCTTGAAGAAAGTGCTGTGACTGTTATGTTTGATAAAGTGCAGTTCAGTAACAAGTCAGCTAACATGGACCACTGGCAGCAGAGGTTCCCTACACATGTCAAAGATGTAGCTACTGTCTGTCGCCAGTTAGCAGAAAAGAGAATGCTG GATCCATCAATTAAGGGAACCTTTCACTGGTCTGGCAATGAACAGATGACTAAGTATGAAATGGCATGTGCAATTGCAGATGCCTTCAACCTTCCCAGCAGTCACTTAAGACCT ataactGACAGTCCTGTCTTAGGAGCACAACGTCCAAGAAATGCTCAGCTTGACTGCACCAAATTAGAGACCCTGGGCATTGGCCAGAGAACACCATTTAGAATTGGAATCAAAGAATCACTCTGGCCTTTCCTCATTGACAAGAGATGGAGGCAAACGGTCTTTCATTAG